In Carboxydocella sporoproducens DSM 16521, the following are encoded in one genomic region:
- the cobU gene encoding bifunctional adenosylcobinamide kinase/adenosylcobinamide-phosphate guanylyltransferase, with protein sequence MVVGGIRSGKSKWAEKLASSDRQVVYIATAQVWDEEMARRVNEHKIRRPSHWQTVEEPQKIACILNELNQWDVQPTVLIDCLTLWVTNLLLSEMNLEKEFADLVQTIKTYQGKVILVSNEVGLGGIASNQLTRTFGDALGTLHQLLGEICNKVYFVWCGIAIDIKKHGERI encoded by the coding sequence TTGGTAGTTGGTGGCATCCGCAGTGGGAAAAGTAAGTGGGCAGAAAAATTAGCTTCATCGGATAGGCAAGTAGTGTATATTGCTACTGCACAGGTCTGGGATGAAGAAATGGCCAGAAGAGTAAATGAACATAAAATACGCCGCCCGTCACACTGGCAAACAGTTGAGGAACCACAGAAAATAGCTTGTATTCTAAATGAACTAAATCAGTGGGATGTCCAACCAACGGTGTTAATTGATTGTCTAACATTGTGGGTAACTAATTTATTGCTGAGTGAAATGAATTTGGAAAAAGAGTTTGCTGATTTGGTGCAAACAATAAAAACATATCAAGGAAAAGTTATTTTGGTTAGTAATGAAGTTGGGTTAGGAGGAATAGCCAGCAACCAGTTAACCCGGACCTTTGGTGATGCACTGGGAACTTTACACCAGCTATTAGGTGAAATTTGCAATAAAGTTTATTTTGTCTGGTGTGGTATAGCAATAGATATAAAAAAGCACGGGGAGAGGATATAA
- the guaB gene encoding IMP dehydrogenase, whose product MEDKFLKEGLTFDDVLLIPAKSEVLPRDVDTSTYLTKNIKLNIPLMSAGMDTVTEARLAIAIAREGGIGVIHKNMSIERQALEVDRVKRSEHGVITDPIYLSPQHPIRDALELMERYRISGVPITVQGKLVGILTNRDLRFVKDYSLPIEDVMTKENLVTAPIGTTLEEAKEILQKHKVEKLPIVDENFMLKGLITIKDIEKARQYPNAAKDQRGRLLVAAAVGVAKDTDERVEALVAAKVDAIVVDTAHGHSRGVIETVKRIRQKYPELNIIAGNVATAEATRDLIEAGADAIKVGIGPGSICTTRVVAGIGVPQITAIYDCAREAAKYNIPIIADGGIKYSGDITKAIAAGADVVMIGSLFAGTEESPGEMEIYQGRSFKVYRGMGSIGAMKDGSKDRYFQENEQKLVPEGIEGRVPYKGPLAETVYQLIGGLRAGMGYCGVRNIQELKTKTKFIRITSAGLRESHPHDVIITKEAPNYSL is encoded by the coding sequence ATGGAAGACAAATTCCTTAAGGAAGGACTTACCTTTGATGATGTATTATTAATACCAGCTAAGTCCGAAGTATTACCCAGGGATGTAGATACCTCTACATACCTGACAAAAAATATCAAACTAAATATTCCTCTGATGAGTGCTGGCATGGACACAGTTACTGAAGCCCGCCTGGCCATCGCCATTGCCCGTGAAGGAGGCATTGGTGTAATTCATAAAAACATGTCAATTGAGCGTCAGGCCCTGGAGGTAGATCGGGTTAAACGTTCGGAACACGGAGTAATTACTGATCCAATCTATTTGTCACCTCAACATCCCATCAGAGATGCCCTGGAATTGATGGAGAGATATAGAATTTCAGGAGTTCCTATTACTGTGCAGGGCAAACTTGTCGGTATTTTGACTAACCGAGATTTACGGTTTGTAAAAGATTATAGTTTACCTATTGAGGACGTTATGACAAAAGAAAATCTTGTTACCGCTCCGATAGGTACAACCTTAGAAGAAGCGAAAGAAATATTACAAAAACACAAGGTAGAAAAACTCCCTATTGTTGATGAAAACTTTATGTTAAAGGGTTTAATAACTATAAAGGATATTGAAAAAGCCAGACAGTATCCCAATGCTGCAAAGGATCAAAGGGGACGGCTCTTAGTTGCAGCTGCGGTAGGTGTAGCCAAGGATACTGATGAGCGGGTAGAAGCTTTAGTAGCTGCAAAGGTAGATGCCATTGTAGTTGATACTGCTCATGGTCATTCTCGAGGTGTTATAGAAACAGTAAAACGGATAAGACAAAAATACCCCGAACTAAATATTATCGCAGGTAATGTGGCAACTGCCGAGGCTACAAGAGACCTAATTGAAGCTGGTGCTGATGCCATTAAGGTGGGTATTGGTCCCGGTTCCATTTGTACTACCAGGGTTGTAGCAGGCATTGGCGTTCCGCAAATTACCGCCATTTATGATTGTGCTAGAGAGGCAGCTAAATATAATATTCCCATTATCGCAGATGGTGGGATAAAGTACTCTGGAGATATCACAAAAGCCATTGCTGCTGGTGCTGATGTAGTCATGATAGGCAGTCTGTTTGCTGGTACGGAAGAAAGTCCTGGGGAAATGGAAATTTATCAGGGACGCAGTTTTAAGGTTTATCGTGGCATGGGCTCAATCGGAGCTATGAAAGATGGCTCCAAAGATAGATATTTTCAAGAGAATGAGCAAAAACTGGTTCCAGAAGGAATTGAAGGCCGTGTACCCTATAAAGGTCCCCTTGCTGAAACCGTTTATCAATTAATAGGCGGTTTGCGAGCTGGTATGGGCTACTGTGGAGTACGTAATATACAAGAACTGAAGACTAAAACAAAATTTATACGAATTACTAGTGCTGGTTTGAGAGAAAGTCATCCCCATGATGTGATTATTACAAAAGAGGCACCTAATTATAGTTTGTAA
- the cobC gene encoding alpha-ribazole phosphatase, protein MPKVLLVRHGETIWNNQLRYQGHTDIPLSEIGRQQAERLALRLKNWPITAFYASDLSRAQETAQIIARYHQKPVVLCNGFRETKFGAWEGLTYKEIAAQFPDVWNAWQRDPVNVVIPQGESVSQVADRAWKALQQILCQHRDDDMILIASHGGTIRLILARALQMNLNLFWNIRQDNTALNIIDAYNDRYIISLVNDTSHLEQI, encoded by the coding sequence GTGCCGAAAGTCTTACTGGTAAGACATGGTGAAACAATCTGGAACAATCAATTACGCTACCAGGGACATACTGACATCCCGTTGAGTGAAATTGGACGCCAGCAAGCAGAAAGATTAGCATTACGACTAAAAAACTGGCCGATAACTGCCTTTTATGCCAGTGATTTGTCCCGAGCGCAAGAAACAGCCCAGATTATTGCCAGGTATCATCAAAAACCTGTAGTGTTATGTAATGGATTTAGAGAAACGAAGTTTGGCGCTTGGGAAGGATTAACCTATAAGGAGATAGCAGCACAATTTCCTGACGTTTGGAATGCATGGCAACGGGACCCTGTTAATGTCGTTATACCGCAAGGTGAAAGTGTTTCACAAGTAGCAGACAGGGCATGGAAGGCTTTACAACAAATCCTGTGTCAGCACAGGGACGATGATATGATTCTAATTGCCTCCCATGGTGGTACCATTCGTTTAATCTTAGCCCGTGCTTTACAAATGAATCTTAATCTGTTCTGGAATATCCGACAGGACAACACCGCTCTTAATATTATCGATGCATATAATGACCGTTATATAATTAGCCTGGTAAATGACACCAGTCACCTGGAACAAATTTAA
- the hypE gene encoding hydrogenase expression/formation protein HypE encodes MEFITLGHGSGGKLSHRLISELFLKYFQNEILIKQDDMAIVPGSSMNWAISTDSFVINPIFFPGGNIGKLSVCGTVNDVAMSGGIPLYLTAAFIIEEGFPLAELERIVQSMAETAASAGVKIIAGDTKIVGKGQADGIFINTTGFGLIPEGRNISGRNAQPGDVIIVNGTLGDHGVAVMAERHGLEFSVPIFSDCAPLNEIIALLLENVPRVNVLRDPTRGGLATTLNEIAYQSNVMIELWEEKLPVKDEVFSACEILGLDPLYIANEGKFIAILPEEFADIALATIKNHPLGRDAAIIGKVVDKPKENSNNKVYLKTALGGKRILDMLAGDQLPRIC; translated from the coding sequence ATGGAATTTATTACACTCGGCCATGGCAGTGGTGGCAAATTATCTCATCGCCTAATTTCTGAACTGTTTTTGAAGTATTTTCAAAACGAAATTCTCATAAAACAGGATGATATGGCTATCGTACCAGGCAGCAGTATGAACTGGGCTATTTCGACTGATTCTTTCGTTATTAATCCGATCTTTTTCCCCGGTGGAAACATAGGGAAATTATCTGTCTGTGGAACTGTAAATGATGTCGCCATGTCCGGTGGAATACCATTATACTTGACAGCAGCTTTCATAATTGAGGAAGGGTTCCCCCTGGCAGAACTGGAAAGAATCGTCCAGAGTATGGCTGAGACGGCCGCATCGGCTGGTGTGAAAATAATAGCAGGCGATACCAAAATAGTTGGAAAGGGACAAGCCGATGGCATTTTCATTAACACAACAGGTTTTGGATTAATTCCAGAAGGCAGAAATATTAGCGGACGCAACGCTCAGCCAGGTGATGTAATAATCGTAAATGGAACTTTAGGAGACCATGGGGTAGCAGTAATGGCTGAACGACATGGACTGGAATTTTCCGTACCTATCTTCAGTGACTGTGCTCCTTTAAATGAAATAATTGCCCTGTTGCTGGAAAATGTACCCCGGGTAAATGTTTTGCGCGATCCCACACGTGGCGGTTTGGCAACTACCCTCAACGAAATAGCCTACCAGAGTAATGTAATGATAGAATTATGGGAGGAAAAGCTTCCAGTAAAGGATGAGGTTTTTAGTGCCTGTGAAATTCTTGGGCTAGATCCTTTATATATTGCTAATGAAGGTAAATTTATCGCCATTTTACCGGAAGAATTTGCTGATATAGCATTAGCTACAATCAAGAACCATCCTCTTGGCCGTGACGCGGCGATTATCGGTAAAGTAGTAGACAAACCTAAAGAAAACTCAAATAATAAAGTTTACCTTAAAACAGCCTTGGGCGGAAAAAGGATTCTCGACATGCTGGCCGGCGATCAGTTGCCCAGGATTTGTTAG
- a CDS encoding cobyric acid synthase, whose amino-acid sequence MAAKTIMVQGTGSNVGKSLIVAGLCRILKEQGLKVAPFKAQNMALNSYITYEGGEIGRAQALQAEAAGILPSVDMNPILLKPAGNMQSQVVVLGKPLGNMSAREYHNTWSLQAWKIVTDAFHRLANQYDVIVIEGAGSPAEINLKDTEIVNMRVAKYARSPVLLVGDIDRGGVLASLVGTMELLEPEERQLIKGFIINKFRGDVNLFLPAIEILERKTLVPVLGVLPYQKLALEEEDSMSIQSKPLPPNGLDIVVIRLPQISNFTDFDALKFEPDVGVRFESDPSAAGNPDAIIIPGSKNTISDLNFLRTSGWESYLKSAQTQGIPIVGICGGYQMLGEKIYDPHGVEGTKRFETGLGFIKMKTEFWPEKTTTISNGILTNKFFNLEESGLDVKGYEIHMGQTILDPSETPFIKLDDNRTDGAITAHGQIWGTYFHGIFDNDQFRRNWLNYLRQRKKLLPITTLRNYKEWREYNLTQLGNLIKENLNMEYLMKLIENGIEG is encoded by the coding sequence ATGGCGGCAAAGACTATTATGGTCCAGGGAACTGGCTCTAATGTCGGTAAATCATTAATTGTTGCTGGCTTGTGCCGGATTTTGAAAGAACAGGGGCTAAAAGTAGCTCCCTTCAAAGCGCAAAATATGGCCCTGAATAGCTACATTACATATGAGGGTGGGGAAATAGGCAGGGCCCAGGCATTACAGGCAGAAGCTGCTGGTATATTACCCAGTGTTGATATGAATCCCATCTTATTAAAACCTGCCGGTAATATGCAAAGCCAGGTTGTAGTATTGGGGAAGCCTCTCGGTAACATGTCTGCTCGAGAGTATCATAACACTTGGTCGCTGCAGGCATGGAAAATTGTAACTGATGCTTTTCACAGATTAGCAAATCAATACGATGTTATTGTTATCGAAGGTGCCGGCAGTCCAGCGGAAATAAACCTAAAAGATACTGAAATTGTAAATATGCGAGTTGCTAAATATGCCAGGTCGCCCGTCTTACTTGTTGGAGATATCGACCGCGGGGGCGTTTTGGCATCACTAGTTGGAACTATGGAATTATTAGAACCAGAAGAACGGCAACTGATTAAAGGGTTTATTATCAATAAATTTAGAGGCGATGTCAATCTGTTTTTACCAGCGATTGAGATATTGGAAAGAAAAACGCTGGTTCCTGTTTTAGGAGTTCTGCCCTATCAAAAGCTGGCACTGGAAGAAGAGGACTCTATGTCTATTCAATCTAAGCCTCTGCCACCAAACGGATTGGATATTGTAGTGATACGCTTGCCTCAGATATCTAATTTCACAGATTTTGATGCATTAAAATTTGAGCCAGATGTAGGTGTGCGTTTTGAATCTGACCCTTCTGCTGCAGGCAACCCTGATGCTATCATTATTCCTGGCAGTAAAAATACCATCAGCGATTTGAACTTTTTACGAACTTCCGGTTGGGAAAGTTATTTAAAAAGCGCTCAAACCCAAGGGATTCCAATAGTGGGAATATGCGGTGGCTATCAAATGCTAGGGGAAAAAATCTACGATCCCCATGGTGTGGAAGGTACAAAAAGGTTCGAAACTGGCTTAGGCTTTATCAAAATGAAAACAGAGTTTTGGCCTGAAAAAACAACTACAATTAGTAATGGTATTTTAACTAATAAATTTTTTAATTTGGAAGAGTCAGGACTTGATGTAAAAGGGTATGAAATTCACATGGGTCAAACCATTCTTGATCCTTCCGAAACCCCGTTTATTAAGCTGGATGACAATCGAACTGATGGAGCAATTACTGCACATGGACAAATTTGGGGGACGTATTTTCATGGCATTTTTGATAATGACCAATTCCGTCGAAACTGGTTAAATTATTTGCGTCAACGAAAAAAACTTTTACCTATTACTACTTTGCGTAACTATAAAGAATGGAGAGAGTACAATTTAACCCAGCTAGGCAATTTAATTAAAGAAAATTTAAATATGGAGTATTTAATGAAATTGATAGAAAATGGTATTGAGGGATAA
- a CDS encoding HD domain-containing protein yields MTDKDREYVNSYLNLMEQTLFYHLDPITQKHCVRVARTCEKLFDRLDSEQQSRLNREALIKGALLHDIGKVSFQISLLERVIMVMVNALFPGLVKKYAYLDYRSPLSWWHRMCHSYLYHGEIGWNVARTINTIDSITLQLIRHHHSQEHKIPAEIEILRLADNLN; encoded by the coding sequence ATGACTGATAAAGATCGAGAATATGTTAACTCATATTTAAACTTGATGGAACAAACCCTTTTTTATCATTTGGATCCCATAACCCAAAAGCATTGTGTCCGGGTTGCCAGAACCTGCGAAAAATTATTTGATCGACTAGATTCTGAGCAACAAAGCCGTCTTAATCGAGAAGCATTGATTAAAGGAGCTCTATTACATGATATCGGTAAGGTAAGTTTCCAAATATCCTTGCTGGAAAGAGTTATCATGGTAATGGTAAATGCCCTTTTCCCAGGATTAGTTAAAAAATATGCATATCTTGATTATCGCAGTCCGTTATCCTGGTGGCATCGCATGTGTCATTCCTATCTTTATCACGGGGAAATTGGCTGGAATGTAGCCAGGACCATTAATACCATTGATTCTATTACCTTACAACTAATTAGGCATCACCATTCTCAGGAACACAAAATTCCCGCAGAGATCGAGATTTTAAGATTGGCCGATAATCTCAATTGA
- a CDS encoding AAA family ATPase, with translation MVNSLDQLKQLFIENNYCPDDRTVMAVFLALKLKKPLLVEGPAGVGKTELAKVISKSLNRPLIRLQCYEGLDESKALFEWNYQKQLLYIQTLVNQGSNWQDIKKNIFSEEFYLARPILQALTAEKPVVLLIDEIDKSDQEFESFLLEALAEYQVTIPEIGTIKAKHIPFVLLTSNNTRAFSEALKRRCLHLYIDYPDKERELEIILKKLPDLDKILAEKIITFTSNIRKQKIKKSPSIAEVIEWAQSALVSGQKDLNIDWVQQSLCVLLKYEEDIKTIMPKVASLL, from the coding sequence ATGGTAAACAGTTTAGACCAACTCAAACAGTTATTTATTGAAAATAACTACTGTCCTGATGACCGTACAGTAATGGCAGTTTTTCTGGCTTTAAAGTTAAAAAAACCATTATTGGTTGAGGGCCCTGCAGGGGTAGGCAAAACTGAATTGGCCAAAGTTATCTCTAAAAGTTTAAACAGGCCTCTCATTCGCCTCCAGTGCTATGAAGGGCTAGATGAAAGCAAAGCATTATTTGAATGGAATTATCAAAAACAACTTTTATACATTCAGACATTGGTGAATCAGGGTTCTAACTGGCAGGATATTAAGAAGAATATTTTTAGTGAAGAATTTTATCTAGCCCGCCCAATTTTGCAGGCATTAACTGCTGAAAAGCCAGTAGTTCTGTTAATTGATGAGATTGATAAAAGCGACCAGGAATTCGAAAGTTTCCTGCTAGAAGCACTGGCTGAATATCAAGTTACCATTCCCGAAATCGGTACTATCAAAGCCAAACATATTCCTTTTGTTTTGTTAACCAGCAATAACACAAGAGCATTCAGTGAAGCATTAAAACGACGTTGCCTCCATCTTTATATTGATTATCCTGACAAGGAAAGAGAGTTAGAAATAATTCTGAAAAAATTGCCTGATCTGGATAAAATATTGGCTGAAAAAATTATCACTTTTACCAGTAATATCAGAAAACAAAAGATCAAGAAATCACCTAGTATAGCTGAAGTAATAGAGTGGGCCCAATCTGCCCTTGTAAGCGGCCAAAAAGACCTTAACATAGACTGGGTTCAGCAATCATTATGCGTATTACTAAAATATGAAGAAGATATCAAGACAATCATGCCAAAGGTGGCCTCACTCCTATGA
- a CDS encoding DUF3842 family protein, with protein sequence MRIAVIDGQGGGIGKHITEKLRKVFGEKIEIIALATNAWAAANMLKAGANEAASGENAICYSIKNVDIIVGPLGIVIPNSMLGEITPAIATAIASIDKEKYLLPICRDQIKLISNSNEPLPHLINELVDVIRNKLADDLN encoded by the coding sequence ATGCGTATTGCTGTGATTGATGGTCAAGGCGGAGGTATTGGAAAACATATTACTGAAAAACTGCGTAAAGTTTTTGGGGAAAAAATCGAGATAATAGCCCTGGCTACCAATGCCTGGGCGGCCGCTAATATGTTGAAAGCAGGAGCCAATGAGGCTGCCTCAGGAGAAAATGCTATTTGTTACAGCATTAAAAACGTAGACATAATTGTGGGACCGCTAGGTATAGTTATTCCGAATTCAATGTTAGGGGAAATAACTCCTGCTATAGCTACGGCTATAGCTAGTATAGATAAAGAAAAATATCTTTTACCTATTTGTCGTGATCAAATCAAGCTAATAAGCAATAGCAATGAGCCATTACCTCATTTAATCAATGAACTGGTGGATGTGATAAGAAACAAACTGGCCGATGATCTCAATTGA
- the cobS gene encoding adenosylcobinamide-GDP ribazoletransferase — MKSAIFALHALTRISLFEVKWDEKAFGKATAYFPVIGLLLGGIYLLIAVFLAPFASSVILAALLIWAHTILTGAMHIDGLLDTIDAVFSNRSPERMLEIMKDSHVGSNAVIGAFCLYLLKYSFLIEIIKNKQLVLIVLAPVLARFNQVVVIYFFPYIRPQGLGSLFKNYTGKKEFMLASFFTILSLIIMSYWLEFADIFLFLISIITALLWGKKFTKLFGGLTGDLYGALNEITEILILVAGYFLLK, encoded by the coding sequence ATGAAGTCAGCTATCTTTGCCTTACATGCTTTAACAAGAATTTCGCTGTTTGAAGTTAAATGGGATGAAAAAGCATTCGGTAAAGCAACCGCATATTTTCCAGTAATCGGATTGTTACTGGGGGGAATTTATCTACTAATTGCCGTTTTTCTGGCACCATTTGCAAGTAGTGTTATTTTAGCTGCATTACTAATTTGGGCTCACACTATTTTAACAGGTGCCATGCATATTGATGGCTTGCTAGATACAATTGATGCAGTTTTCAGTAACAGATCTCCTGAACGGATGTTAGAAATTATGAAGGATAGCCATGTTGGCAGCAATGCAGTAATCGGTGCTTTTTGTCTGTATTTGTTAAAATACAGCTTTTTAATTGAAATTATTAAAAATAAGCAACTGGTATTGATCGTACTAGCGCCTGTTCTGGCGAGATTCAATCAAGTCGTAGTAATTTATTTTTTTCCTTATATTAGACCACAAGGGTTGGGAAGTTTGTTTAAAAACTATACTGGAAAAAAGGAATTCATGTTAGCCTCATTTTTTACAATATTGAGCCTTATCATTATGTCTTATTGGTTAGAGTTTGCTGATATTTTTCTTTTTTTAATTTCAATAATTACTGCTCTTTTATGGGGAAAGAAGTTTACAAAACTTTTTGGTGGGTTAACAGGTGATCTCTATGGAGCACTTAATGAAATCACAGAAATATTGATACTAGTAGCTGGCTATTTTCTTTTAAAATAA
- a CDS encoding pyridoxal phosphate-dependent aminotransferase has product MKEKFIRHHGGNIWRFRKVIDFSANINPEGLSPNVVAAIKDNLNLLVHYPDPECTELTQIFCKKNNLDPGYCLWGNGAAELFYLLFKYLKPGTIHLPIPSFCEYEGAALAADAEIRFWSFAKENNWDIDWLEIIAEANPGDLLVITNPNNPTGFLWEKQRLLPVIDRAYSKNVNVLIDEAFIDFVDEPEKSSFIQDFYQWPNLFISYSLTKFYAIPGLRLGILLANKEMISSLKFHKDPWNVNLLAQVAGAAALQDSAYEAISRKLAKKRREAMIELIEDYLVPAGVNFWLPQANYVLLELPVPVSDVEQKIRDAGFLIRNCQNFRGLNEYYCRVAIRTEAENRALILTMQEIITEVKKSAESLTGKTW; this is encoded by the coding sequence TTGAAAGAAAAATTTATACGTCACCATGGCGGTAACATTTGGCGATTCAGAAAAGTTATCGATTTTTCTGCCAATATAAACCCCGAAGGGTTATCTCCAAACGTAGTAGCAGCAATTAAAGACAATCTTAATTTATTAGTTCATTACCCTGATCCTGAATGCACAGAATTAACTCAAATTTTTTGTAAAAAAAACAACCTGGATCCGGGTTACTGTTTGTGGGGAAATGGCGCCGCTGAACTTTTTTATTTATTGTTCAAATATCTAAAACCAGGCACCATTCATCTTCCTATTCCTTCTTTTTGTGAGTATGAAGGTGCTGCTTTAGCAGCTGATGCGGAAATACGGTTCTGGTCATTTGCAAAAGAAAATAACTGGGATATAGACTGGCTTGAGATAATAGCTGAAGCAAACCCTGGAGACCTGTTAGTAATTACCAATCCTAACAACCCTACAGGATTTCTCTGGGAGAAGCAGAGACTTTTACCAGTGATTGATCGTGCTTATTCTAAAAATGTAAATGTCTTGATTGATGAGGCCTTTATTGACTTTGTCGATGAACCTGAAAAATCATCTTTTATACAAGATTTCTATCAATGGCCTAATCTATTTATAAGCTATTCACTTACAAAATTTTATGCCATACCAGGTCTAAGACTGGGAATTTTACTGGCTAATAAAGAGATGATATCCTCTTTGAAATTTCATAAGGACCCCTGGAATGTTAACTTATTGGCCCAGGTAGCAGGAGCAGCAGCTTTACAGGATTCTGCTTACGAGGCTATTAGTAGAAAACTAGCCAAAAAAAGGCGTGAAGCAATGATTGAATTAATAGAGGACTATCTGGTACCAGCGGGTGTAAATTTTTGGTTACCACAGGCCAACTATGTTCTCCTGGAGTTGCCAGTACCTGTCTCAGATGTAGAACAAAAAATTAGAGATGCCGGTTTTCTAATTCGCAACTGCCAGAACTTTCGTGGACTAAATGAATATTATTGTCGTGTTGCTATAAGAACAGAAGCGGAAAATCGGGCATTAATTTTAACTATGCAAGAAATAATTACTGAGGTGAAAAAAAGTGCCGAAAGTCTTACTGGTAAGACATGGTGA
- the cbiB gene encoding adenosylcobinamide-phosphate synthase CbiB — protein sequence MEHWIINNIIMIFIAFFLDLLLADPRWLPHPVVGMGKLAAYIDARLNHNHNDFKKALVSGIIALIVYLLAVSLICLIILSVTYAYNEILYVFTGSILIYFSLALKSLLKAATKILKPLSRGNIALAQKKVAEIVGRDTEHMNEEEIIRATVESVAENFIDGFFAPIFWALLGGPGAAIIYRAINTLDSMWGYKNSRYLYFGRWAARLDDVVNWLPARLGGLGLLITGGILGFNLKQSFIIWLRDAHKHPSPNSGHPEAVIAGLLGVQLGGLNYYHGQPQWRATLGDKKKKFELRDIINTQKIVFTAGLLTITFIGFLGIALVLKLGVN from the coding sequence ATGGAGCATTGGATTATTAATAATATTATAATGATTTTTATTGCATTTTTTTTAGATTTGCTTCTAGCTGACCCTAGATGGTTACCCCATCCCGTAGTAGGAATGGGAAAACTGGCTGCTTACATTGATGCAAGACTGAACCATAATCATAACGATTTTAAAAAAGCATTAGTATCGGGCATAATTGCGCTAATTGTTTATTTACTGGCAGTTTCTCTAATTTGCTTAATAATTTTGAGCGTAACTTATGCCTATAATGAAATTTTATATGTCTTCACTGGCTCAATTCTCATCTATTTTTCCTTAGCTCTAAAAAGTTTATTAAAGGCAGCAACAAAAATATTAAAACCTTTATCTAGAGGGAATATAGCTTTAGCCCAGAAAAAAGTAGCTGAAATTGTCGGCAGAGACACTGAACATATGAATGAAGAAGAAATAATTAGAGCAACTGTTGAATCTGTAGCGGAAAATTTCATCGATGGTTTTTTTGCGCCCATTTTTTGGGCTCTTCTTGGAGGCCCTGGCGCAGCGATAATTTATCGTGCCATAAATACTTTAGATTCTATGTGGGGATATAAAAATTCTCGTTATCTTTATTTTGGGAGGTGGGCAGCCCGCCTTGACGATGTGGTTAACTGGCTACCCGCTAGATTAGGAGGATTGGGCTTATTAATCACAGGTGGAATATTAGGATTCAATCTAAAACAAAGTTTCATTATATGGTTGCGGGACGCCCATAAACATCCCAGCCCAAATTCAGGTCATCCAGAAGCAGTAATAGCTGGTTTATTAGGAGTTCAGCTGGGAGGATTAAACTATTACCATGGTCAGCCACAGTGGCGGGCTACCTTAGGAGATAAAAAAAAGAAGTTTGAGTTGCGAGATATAATTAATACCCAAAAAATTGTTTTCACTGCAGGCTTATTAACTATAACCTTCATTGGATTTTTAGGTATAGCTCTAGTACTAAAGTTAGGGGTAAATTAA